The following coding sequences are from one Arcobacter nitrofigilis DSM 7299 window:
- a CDS encoding leucine-rich repeat domain-containing protein, with product MRSEIEDFIKWVNVNGLNSYISTHIDDINGMTHLDLSKKKIRELPESFGVLQNLTVLKLSNNRLKKLPNCIGEFKYLKNLQCENNLLSEIPSSIGKLSKLLILNLNGNRLEELPKELYDLKSLTRLTLAANKIKRLDVELGKLSKLLYFSLDTNELDELPDSFSKMKSLYYLDVSFNNLTKLPKSISQIDELQTLLLEGNQIDDLPSLESHDMLIKLDLSDNSLKSLDFNVSKLEDLKILILDNNFLVKLPDEVCDLTNLTNLSVSSNSLIELPKNIGKLQNLEELDIEDNSVEKLPDSFFELKKLKNLYLADNEGLKRPEGMDFEYCDI from the coding sequence ATGAGAAGTGAAATAGAAGACTTTATTAAATGGGTAAATGTTAATGGTTTAAACTCTTATATCTCTACACATATTGATGATATAAATGGTATGACACACTTAGATTTATCAAAAAAGAAAATAAGAGAACTTCCTGAATCCTTTGGTGTATTACAAAATCTTACAGTATTGAAATTGTCAAATAATAGATTAAAGAAACTACCTAATTGTATTGGTGAATTTAAATACTTAAAAAATTTACAATGTGAAAATAATCTTTTAAGTGAGATACCAAGCAGTATTGGCAAGCTTTCAAAATTGTTGATTTTAAATCTAAATGGTAATAGATTAGAAGAATTGCCAAAAGAGTTATATGATTTAAAAAGCCTGACAAGGCTAACTTTAGCAGCAAATAAGATAAAAAGACTTGATGTTGAATTAGGAAAATTATCAAAACTTTTATATTTTTCTTTAGATACAAATGAATTAGACGAATTACCTGATAGTTTTTCTAAGATGAAGTCTTTGTATTATCTTGATGTTTCATTTAACAATTTAACAAAGTTACCTAAATCTATTTCCCAAATAGATGAGTTACAAACATTATTGTTAGAGGGAAATCAAATAGATGATTTACCATCTTTAGAATCCCATGATATGCTCATAAAACTTGATTTAAGTGATAATTCTCTAAAATCTTTAGATTTTAATGTAAGTAAATTAGAAGATTTAAAAATACTTATTTTGGATAATAATTTTCTAGTAAAACTTCCCGATGAGGTATGTGATTTAACTAATCTAACTAACTTAAGTGTTAGTTCAAATTCTTTGATTGAACTTCCTAAAAACATAGGAAAACTGCAAAATCTTGAAGAGTTGGATATAGAAGATAATAGTGTAGAAAAGCTACCAGACTCTTTTTTTGAATTAAAAAAGTTAAAAAACTTATATTTAGCAGATAATGAGGGATTAAAAAGACCAGAGGGAATGGATTTTGAATATTGTGATATATAA
- a CDS encoding nitrogen fixation protein NifQ: protein MRDLELMEKEVLDLLSKHANTEQIKATLAPLIAKTSIEMGHLYSDLGLPTREEMGKLMSANFSSLAKLKPSDVRWKKYLYDCIGKTAPACAKCNDISNCFNCSLAS, encoded by the coding sequence ATGAGAGATTTAGAACTTATGGAAAAAGAGGTTTTAGACCTTTTAAGTAAACATGCCAATACTGAACAAATAAAAGCTACTTTAGCTCCACTTATAGCAAAAACTTCTATAGAGATGGGACATCTTTATTCTGATTTAGGATTACCAACTAGAGAAGAGATGGGAAAACTTATGAGTGCAAATTTTAGCTCACTAGCAAAACTAAAACCCTCAGATGTAAGATGGAAAAAGTACCTATATGACTGTATTGGTAAAACTGCACCTGCTTGTGCAAAGTGCAATGATATATCTAACTGTTTTAATTGTTCTTTAGCCTCATAA
- a CDS encoding RluA family pseudouridine synthase — protein MPFILKEYPALSGEKIQVHLVKNLKIKTSTAQKSISKGRVFDEAFNTLKYGDIIDSDLIYMAQFEGHTRGLKPLFQTNYFAIFEKPSGIVVHPISKNTEYCLLDEVRYHFGPDANLVHRIDAETSGLIMCAKDRDIESKLKLMFEEKKYQKSYLAIVRGHIKESVIIDTSIQKEGKNIGVRMAAGAEGKKSKTIINPIKYNEKKDLTLIEAIPVTGRQHQIRVHLYSIGHPIFGDPIYGVDDDFADAYLDRLLDDKRREEVSGSHRLWLHANYLEFNYENVLYKIYSQNKDLYEQFLEDN, from the coding sequence TTGCCGTTTATACTAAAAGAATACCCCGCACTTTCTGGAGAAAAAATCCAAGTGCATTTAGTCAAAAATTTAAAGATAAAGACCTCTACAGCGCAAAAGTCAATTAGTAAAGGAAGAGTTTTTGATGAAGCTTTCAATACTTTAAAGTATGGAGATATCATTGATTCTGATTTGATATATATGGCTCAATTTGAAGGTCATACAAGAGGCTTAAAACCCCTATTTCAAACCAATTACTTTGCTATTTTTGAAAAGCCCTCTGGAATTGTTGTTCATCCAATCAGTAAAAATACTGAATACTGTTTATTGGATGAAGTTCGCTATCACTTCGGGCCTGATGCCAATTTGGTACATAGAATTGATGCAGAAACTTCTGGATTAATCATGTGTGCCAAAGATAGGGACATAGAATCTAAGCTAAAATTAATGTTTGAAGAGAAAAAGTATCAAAAATCATATTTAGCCATAGTAAGAGGTCATATAAAAGAGTCCGTTATCATTGATACTTCTATACAAAAAGAGGGAAAAAATATAGGAGTAAGAATGGCGGCAGGGGCTGAAGGAAAAAAATCTAAAACAATAATCAATCCAATAAAATATAATGAAAAAAAAGATTTGACTTTAATAGAAGCTATTCCCGTAACGGGAAGACAACACCAAATAAGAGTGCATCTTTATTCAATAGGTCATCCAATCTTTGGTGATCCAATATATGGTGTTGATGATGATTTTGCAGATGCTTATTTAGATAGACTTTTAGATGACAAAAGAAGAGAAGAAGTTAGTGGTTCACATAGATTATGGCTTCATGCAAACTACTTGGAGTTTAATTACGAAAACGTTTTATATAAAATCTACTCTCAAAACAAAGATCTTTATGAGCAGTTTTTAGAAGATAACTGA
- the purB gene encoding adenylosuccinate lyase, giving the protein MVERYAREEMSSKWTQQARYAAWLEVEKAAVKAWNKIGLIPDEDCEKIVKNATFSVERIEEIEAVTKHDLIAFNTSVSESLGSESRWFHYGMTSSDAVDTGVAIQMRDSLKIIIEDVKMLMESIKKRAQEHKFTLMVGRSHGIHGEPITFGLTLAVWYDEVSRHLKNLEETMEVISVGQISGAMGNFAHAPLELEEYAMEELGLKPEPCSNQVIHRDRYARLATALALLASSVEKFAVQVRHLQRTEVYEAEEYFAKGQKGSSAMPHKRNPILTENITGLARMIRSYAAPAMENVALWHERDISHSSTERFWLPDAFITSDFMLHRMNSVIANLSVMPENMMKNLNLTGGLVFSQRVLLELPKAGVSREDAYRIVQRNAMKVWEEIQQGKPSTNEKGESLYLQYLLGDEELRNSLSEEQIRECFNFDYYTKNVDAIFKRVFK; this is encoded by the coding sequence ATGGTTGAAAGATACGCAAGAGAAGAGATGAGTTCAAAGTGGACTCAACAGGCAAGATATGCAGCTTGGCTTGAAGTAGAAAAAGCAGCTGTAAAAGCTTGGAATAAGATAGGGCTTATTCCTGATGAGGATTGTGAGAAAATAGTAAAAAATGCTACTTTTTCTGTTGAGAGAATAGAAGAAATTGAAGCTGTTACAAAGCATGATTTAATTGCATTTAATACAAGCGTATCTGAGTCACTTGGTTCTGAGTCAAGATGGTTTCACTATGGTATGACTTCTTCAGATGCTGTTGATACTGGTGTTGCAATTCAAATGAGAGACTCTTTAAAAATCATTATTGAAGACGTAAAAATGTTAATGGAGTCTATTAAAAAAAGAGCCCAAGAACATAAATTCACTTTAATGGTAGGAAGAAGTCATGGTATTCATGGTGAGCCTATTACTTTTGGCTTGACTTTAGCTGTTTGGTATGATGAAGTATCAAGACATCTTAAAAATCTTGAAGAGACTATGGAAGTGATTTCTGTAGGACAAATCTCAGGAGCTATGGGTAACTTTGCTCATGCACCACTTGAACTTGAAGAGTATGCAATGGAAGAACTTGGACTTAAACCAGAACCTTGTTCAAATCAAGTAATTCATAGGGACAGATATGCAAGACTTGCAACTGCTTTAGCGCTACTTGCAAGTTCTGTTGAAAAGTTTGCAGTACAAGTAAGACATCTACAAAGAACAGAAGTTTATGAAGCAGAGGAATATTTTGCAAAAGGGCAAAAAGGCTCTTCTGCTATGCCACACAAAAGAAATCCTATTTTAACAGAAAATATAACTGGACTTGCAAGAATGATTAGATCTTATGCAGCTCCTGCTATGGAAAATGTTGCTTTATGGCATGAAAGAGATATCTCACACTCATCAACTGAGAGATTTTGGTTACCAGATGCATTTATCACAAGTGATTTTATGCTTCATAGAATGAACAGTGTAATTGCAAATTTATCAGTTATGCCAGAAAATATGATGAAGAATTTAAATTTAACTGGTGGATTAGTATTTTCACAAAGAGTATTATTAGAACTTCCAAAAGCTGGAGTTTCAAGAGAAGATGCTTATAGAATAGTTCAAAGAAATGCGATGAAAGTATGGGAAGAGATACAACAAGGTAAACCTAGTACAAATGAAAAAGGTGAATCTTTATATTTACAATATTTATTAGGAGATGAAGAGTTAAGAAATTCTTTATCTGAAGAGCAAATAAGAGAGTGTTTTAATTTTGACTACTACACTAAAAATGTAGATGCAATTTTTAAAAGAGTTTTTAAATAA
- a CDS encoding ribonucleoside-diphosphate reductase subunit alpha, producing MALMIQKRNGRKEVLDITKIQKMSIAATEGLEGVSQSELELDAQIKFIDGMSSSDIQDALIKTAIEKIDIDVPNWTFVAARLFIFNLYHRVGRTTNSVKGEAYSHMSDYIKTAQDAGRMIPGLERGYDLEDLNNYLKPERDLQFNYLGIKTLYDRYLIKDKNSDPIELPQHMFMGIAMFLAQDEDDKQARAKEFYDVVSKFEVMLATPTLSNARTNRHQLSSCYIGSSPDNIEGIFDGYKEMALLSKYGGGIGWDWNQIRALGGAIDGHKSAAGGTVPFLKITNDIAIAVDQLGTRKGAIAVYLEPWHMDISDFLDLKKNSGEERRRAHDLFPSLWICDLFMQRIMEDSHWTLFDPNDVKDLSELHGDAFEKRYIEYENDNSIVKDRIKAKDLWKKILTSYFESGSPFLCFKDNANRANPNAHVGHIRSSNLCTEIFQNTNPNKYKIKLEFDDGSIELYDEDDTIKVDSGIIKKANKVTALDSVGGKKIFIVEKEKTDGDTAVCNLASVNLSKIHTKEDIERVVPTAIRMLDNVIDLNFYPLRKVKATNLKSRSIGLGVMGEAQMLAEEKLVWGSVDHLKKIDKVMEAISYNAIKSSAELAVEKGKYPTFDGSNWSKGIMPHDHAPQAVNALVEKDLFDTGYDWDALRAQVKKDGMRNGYLMAVAPTSSISILVGTTQAIEPVYKRKWYEENLSGLIPVVVPKLSPETWSYYTPAYEVDQLDIIKAAAVRQKWIDQGQSTNIFLSLDKASGKYMHQIYTLAWQLGLKSTYYLRSQSPEASNDVEDRSMECAGCQ from the coding sequence ATGGCTTTAATGATTCAAAAAAGAAATGGAAGAAAAGAGGTTTTAGATATAACTAAAATCCAAAAGATGTCAATAGCAGCAACGGAAGGACTAGAAGGAGTTTCTCAAAGTGAGCTAGAACTTGATGCTCAAATTAAATTCATAGATGGGATGAGTTCATCTGATATTCAAGATGCTTTAATAAAAACAGCTATTGAAAAAATTGATATTGATGTTCCTAACTGGACTTTTGTGGCAGCTAGACTGTTTATATTTAATTTATACCATAGAGTTGGTAGAACAACAAATAGTGTAAAAGGTGAAGCTTATTCTCATATGAGTGATTATATAAAAACTGCACAAGATGCAGGAAGAATGATTCCTGGACTTGAAAGAGGATATGATTTAGAAGATTTAAATAACTATTTAAAGCCAGAGAGAGATTTACAATTTAATTATCTTGGTATTAAAACTTTATATGATAGATATTTAATAAAAGACAAAAATTCTGACCCAATAGAGTTACCACAACATATGTTTATGGGTATTGCTATGTTCTTAGCACAAGATGAAGATGATAAACAAGCAAGAGCAAAAGAGTTCTATGATGTTGTATCTAAATTTGAAGTTATGTTAGCAACTCCAACATTAAGTAATGCAAGAACAAATAGACATCAATTATCATCTTGTTATATAGGTTCAAGTCCTGATAATATTGAAGGTATTTTTGATGGTTATAAAGAGATGGCACTATTATCTAAGTATGGTGGTGGTATTGGTTGGGATTGGAACCAAATTAGAGCCTTAGGTGGAGCAATAGATGGACACAAAAGTGCTGCTGGTGGTACTGTTCCTTTCTTAAAAATCACGAATGATATTGCAATTGCAGTTGACCAATTAGGTACTAGAAAAGGTGCAATCGCAGTCTATTTAGAACCTTGGCATATGGATATTTCTGATTTCCTTGACTTGAAGAAAAATTCAGGTGAAGAGAGAAGAAGAGCACATGATTTATTCCCTTCCCTTTGGATTTGTGACCTTTTTATGCAAAGAATTATGGAAGACTCACATTGGACATTGTTTGATCCAAATGATGTAAAAGACTTAAGTGAACTTCATGGTGATGCTTTTGAAAAAAGATATATCGAATATGAAAATGATAATTCAATTGTAAAAGATAGAATTAAAGCAAAAGATTTATGGAAGAAAATTTTAACTTCATATTTTGAATCAGGTTCTCCATTTTTATGTTTCAAAGATAATGCAAATAGAGCAAATCCAAATGCTCACGTTGGACATATCAGAAGCTCAAACCTATGTACAGAGATATTCCAAAATACAAACCCAAATAAATACAAGATAAAGTTAGAGTTTGATGATGGTTCAATAGAACTTTACGATGAAGATGATACAATAAAAGTAGATTCAGGAATCATTAAAAAAGCTAATAAAGTAACAGCACTAGACTCTGTTGGTGGTAAAAAAATCTTTATAGTTGAAAAAGAAAAAACAGATGGTGATACAGCTGTTTGTAATCTAGCTTCTGTAAACTTAAGTAAAATCCATACAAAAGAAGATATTGAAAGAGTAGTACCAACTGCTATTAGAATGTTAGATAATGTTATTGATTTAAATTTCTACCCTCTTAGAAAAGTAAAAGCTACAAATCTAAAATCAAGAAGTATAGGTCTTGGTGTAATGGGTGAAGCTCAAATGTTAGCGGAAGAAAAGCTTGTTTGGGGAAGTGTTGACCACTTGAAAAAAATAGATAAAGTAATGGAAGCAATTTCATATAATGCTATCAAATCAAGTGCAGAACTTGCAGTAGAAAAAGGTAAATATCCTACATTTGATGGTTCAAATTGGTCAAAAGGTATTATGCCTCATGACCATGCACCACAAGCTGTTAATGCACTAGTAGAAAAAGATTTATTTGATACAGGTTATGATTGGGATGCACTAAGAGCACAAGTTAAAAAAGATGGTATGAGAAATGGTTATTTAATGGCTGTTGCTCCTACTTCATCTATTTCTATTTTAGTTGGAACTACTCAAGCTATTGAGCCAGTATACAAAAGAAAATGGTATGAGGAGAACTTATCAGGACTTATTCCCGTAGTTGTTCCAAAACTTAGCCCTGAGACTTGGTCTTATTATACACCAGCTTATGAAGTAGATCAATTGGATATAATCAAAGCAGCAGCAGTAAGACAAAAATGGATAGATCAAGGTCAAAGTACAAATATTTTCCTTTCTTTAGATAAAGCAAGTGGAAAGTATATGCATCAGATTTATACTTTAGCTTGGCAGTTAGGTTTAAAATCAACTTACTACCTAAGAAGTCAATCACCTGAAGCTTCAAATGATGTAGAAGATAGAAGTATGGAGTGTGCGGGTTGTCAATAA
- a CDS encoding ribonucleotide-diphosphate reductase subunit beta, whose translation MARKTIYNPDSKESLSDRRIFGGNPDGMINFTKMKYQWALNLWDTMEANTWFPREVQMTGDAKDYKYLTPAEKRMYDLVLSQLIFMDSLQTNNLMDNINPYITVPEINACLSRQSYEEANHSKSYAVMVESISDNTDEIYDMWKNDTQLREKNNYIAAVYDNLSDNITDEKMVLAMFANQILEGLYFYAGFAAIYALGKSGKMLGSSQMIKFIQRDEVTHLLLFQNMINSTRKERPDLFTPELEVKVRAMFRKAVELEAAWGAYITQGQILGFTDGIITQYIQYLADKRLDAVGYKPEYNVKHPIPWVDGYSSFNDQRTNFFEGNVVNYSKGSIDFDDF comes from the coding sequence GTGGCAAGAAAAACAATATATAATCCAGATTCAAAAGAGAGTTTAAGCGATAGAAGAATTTTTGGTGGTAACCCAGATGGTATGATTAACTTTACAAAAATGAAGTACCAATGGGCTCTAAATCTTTGGGATACTATGGAAGCAAATACTTGGTTCCCAAGAGAAGTACAAATGACAGGTGATGCCAAGGATTATAAGTACCTGACACCTGCTGAAAAGAGAATGTATGATTTAGTATTATCCCAGCTAATTTTTATGGATTCGTTACAAACAAATAACTTGATGGATAATATAAATCCTTATATTACTGTTCCTGAAATCAATGCTTGCCTTTCAAGACAATCATATGAAGAAGCAAATCACTCAAAATCATATGCAGTTATGGTTGAGTCAATTTCTGATAATACAGATGAAATCTATGATATGTGGAAAAATGACACTCAATTAAGAGAAAAAAATAACTACATAGCAGCGGTTTATGATAACTTATCTGACAATATTACAGATGAAAAGATGGTTTTAGCAATGTTTGCAAACCAAATCTTAGAGGGATTATATTTCTATGCAGGTTTTGCAGCTATATATGCCCTTGGAAAATCAGGAAAGATGTTAGGAAGCTCACAAATGATTAAATTCATCCAAAGAGATGAAGTAACGCATTTATTACTTTTTCAAAACATGATTAACTCTACAAGAAAAGAGAGACCTGATTTATTTACTCCTGAGTTAGAAGTAAAAGTAAGAGCTATGTTTAGAAAAGCTGTTGAACTAGAAGCTGCATGGGGAGCATACATCACTCAAGGTCAAATCTTAGGTTTCACAGATGGAATTATCACACAATATATCCAATACCTAGCAGATAAAAGATTAGATGCAGTAGGATATAAACCAGAATACAACGTAAAACACCCTATTCCATGGGTAGATGGATACAGTAGTTTTAATGACCAAAGAACAAATTTCTTCGAAGGGAACGTGGTTAACTATTCAAAAGGTAGTATCGACTTCGACGATTTCTAA